The Corynebacterium glaucum genome includes a region encoding these proteins:
- a CDS encoding type II toxin-antitoxin system PemK/MazF family toxin, with protein MSRRKFLRRKQRIGSLDQGLALLNERLASPNPQRRSRLAARVGVQPTSKIARNVYYAPDMDGNAEPGEVVWVTVPSQPPAERSMLVVGRDQHVVIGLLISPDKTHSEDPRWLGIGCGEWEASGEPCWVRLDKTIHVPEIDVHRRGTILPQLRFERIAARLRDRYDWG; from the coding sequence ATGTCCAGGCGGAAGTTCCTGCGCAGAAAGCAGCGCATCGGTTCACTCGACCAGGGACTTGCGCTGCTCAACGAGCGTCTTGCCAGCCCCAACCCGCAGCGTCGCTCGAGGCTTGCCGCGCGCGTGGGTGTGCAGCCGACCAGCAAAATCGCGCGCAACGTCTACTACGCACCGGATATGGACGGCAATGCCGAGCCTGGCGAGGTGGTGTGGGTGACCGTACCCTCGCAGCCCCCGGCGGAGCGCTCCATGCTGGTCGTGGGGCGCGACCAGCACGTGGTCATCGGCCTGCTCATCTCCCCCGATAAGACGCATTCAGAGGATCCGCGCTGGCTAGGCATCGGCTGCGGCGAGTGGGAGGCATCCGGCGAGCCGTGCTGGGTGCGGCTGGATAAGACCATTCACGTGCCCGAGATCGATGTCCACCGCCGCGGGACGATCTTGCCGCAGCTGCGCTTCGAGCGCATTGCCGCGCGCCTGCGCGACCGCTACGACTGGGGCTAG
- the rpsT gene encoding 30S ribosomal protein S20 encodes MANIKQQQKRVLTNEKRRQRNKSVRSATRTEIRKFREAVESGDKAAAEAQLRVASRKLDKAVTKGVFHRNSAANKKSNMARALNKMD; translated from the coding sequence ATGGCAAACATCAAGCAGCAGCAGAAGCGCGTGCTCACCAACGAGAAGCGTCGTCAGCGCAACAAGTCCGTGCGCAGCGCGACTCGTACGGAGATCCGCAAGTTCCGCGAGGCTGTCGAGTCCGGCGACAAGGCCGCAGCTGAGGCTCAGCTGCGCGTTGCGTCCCGCAAGCTGGACAAGGCCGTGACCAAGGGCGTCTTCCACCGCAACTCCGCGGCGAACAAGAAGTCCAACATGGCACGTGCCCTGAACAAGATGGACTAA
- a CDS encoding ankyrin repeat domain-containing protein: MVMSTVPEDVQEFAAKLFDMARTGDMALLDYVDHGVDVNLTNQDGNTLLMLAAYSGHAELVEGLVGRHADVDKQNARGQTPLAGAVFKKEDAVVRVLLSAGADPHAGHPSAVETAKMFGG; encoded by the coding sequence ATTGTCATGAGCACGGTGCCAGAAGACGTGCAGGAATTCGCCGCCAAGCTCTTCGACATGGCTCGAACCGGTGACATGGCGCTGCTGGACTACGTCGACCACGGTGTTGACGTCAACCTCACCAACCAGGACGGCAACACCCTGCTCATGCTCGCGGCCTATAGCGGGCACGCTGAGCTGGTGGAAGGGCTAGTGGGGCGCCACGCGGACGTCGATAAGCAAAATGCTCGGGGACAGACACCGCTGGCTGGGGCCGTGTTCAAAAAAGAAGACGCTGTGGTGAGGGTGCTTCTCAGCGCGGGGGCTGATCCGCACGCCGGTCACCCCAGCGCCGTAGAAACCGCGAAAATGTTCGGCGGTTAG
- a CDS encoding TetR/AcrR family transcriptional regulator, translated as MNTVNTKPYHHGNLREEMIRIGVELAAEGGPEAVGLREIARRAGVSPSAAYRHFPGQESLLDAVRDAAGDALGQAMHDAVSQLPSDAPATERVIAAGRGYFEFALNQRMLFRCLASGFEIPEGADANDNPFAQLLELVGEIEGAGFAAADEEAQFSAGVALWSAVHGISVLCTSGALRDAPEQRKRELLEVTLATAVRGLRF; from the coding sequence GTGAACACTGTCAACACCAAGCCGTATCACCACGGCAACTTGCGCGAAGAGATGATCCGAATCGGCGTGGAGCTAGCCGCCGAGGGCGGGCCCGAGGCAGTGGGTTTGAGAGAGATCGCACGACGCGCCGGTGTTTCGCCGTCAGCCGCATACCGGCACTTTCCGGGGCAAGAATCGCTGCTGGACGCAGTCCGCGATGCCGCGGGCGACGCACTTGGGCAAGCGATGCACGATGCGGTGTCGCAACTACCTTCCGATGCTCCGGCGACCGAACGAGTGATCGCCGCCGGCCGTGGCTACTTCGAGTTTGCGCTAAACCAACGGATGCTATTTCGGTGCCTTGCCAGCGGATTCGAAATACCGGAGGGAGCCGACGCGAACGACAACCCGTTTGCGCAGTTGCTGGAGCTCGTCGGTGAGATTGAAGGAGCGGGGTTCGCAGCCGCCGATGAGGAGGCGCAGTTCAGTGCCGGCGTCGCGCTGTGGTCGGCCGTGCACGGCATCTCAGTGTTGTGCACCTCGGGTGCGCTGCGGGATGCTCCCGAGCAGCGCAAACGGGAGCTGCTCGAGGTCACCCTCGCCACTGCTGTGCGGGGGCTTCGGTTCTAA
- a CDS encoding DUF1772 domain-containing protein — translation MDLLLLSLLLVTGFVGCAEFGSVALVHPVIRRLPVESQVVIEKGLLRTFGLVMPLGMTAAAVLAGFGASRYGTVWLGIAAGVLTIALLVTVFGNVPLNFWTGRIPNGEVPADFRTKRRRWDVYQAVRGSLQLLGFVLVCISTAAS, via the coding sequence GTGGATTTACTACTGCTGTCTCTTTTGCTTGTGACCGGTTTCGTAGGCTGCGCGGAATTTGGATCGGTTGCCCTCGTCCACCCTGTGATTCGGCGCCTCCCCGTCGAATCCCAGGTGGTGATTGAGAAAGGCTTGCTGCGAACCTTTGGGCTCGTGATGCCGCTAGGAATGACTGCCGCGGCGGTTCTTGCTGGCTTCGGTGCGTCCCGCTACGGCACCGTCTGGCTTGGAATCGCGGCCGGGGTGCTCACCATCGCGTTGTTAGTGACGGTCTTCGGCAACGTCCCGTTGAACTTCTGGACGGGCCGCATCCCGAACGGCGAGGTACCAGCCGACTTTCGCACCAAACGCCGACGGTGGGACGTATATCAAGCCGTACGCGGCTCGCTGCAGTTGCTCGGCTTCGTCCTGGTTTGCATCAGCACCGCCGCATCCTAA
- the holA gene encoding DNA polymerase III subunit delta, whose protein sequence is MKRMHNPVHLVLGDDEFLAERATKEIIADVGPNAEVATLRASEVTEGEIAQATSPSLFAEDRILVLKNTELAGKEPTATLLQACVDPAPGMTLIIQHTGGGRQKQMVPKFQKIAQTHQVNALKERDRHAWVAKEFQRHGARPTPDVVAAVLESVGSELRELASAVSQLVADTEGEITVAAVRDYYTGVAEVAGFDIADQAILGRADRALASTRRALQLGTSPVAIAAALARKVSDVAKLHGVRGNPDQLAKQVGMHPYVAKKTMQVARQWSPASITEAVIIVADLDAEVKGQGGDIEFAVENAVRQIAELAS, encoded by the coding sequence ATGAAGCGCATGCACAACCCCGTCCACCTTGTGCTGGGCGACGACGAGTTCCTCGCCGAGCGCGCCACCAAAGAGATCATCGCCGATGTCGGGCCGAACGCGGAGGTAGCTACGCTTCGTGCCTCCGAGGTGACGGAAGGTGAGATCGCTCAGGCGACCAGCCCCTCGTTGTTCGCCGAAGATCGCATCCTCGTGCTCAAGAACACTGAGCTAGCAGGCAAGGAACCCACCGCAACACTGCTCCAGGCATGCGTTGACCCGGCTCCCGGAATGACGCTGATCATCCAGCACACCGGTGGGGGGCGACAGAAGCAAATGGTGCCAAAGTTTCAAAAGATCGCTCAAACGCACCAGGTCAATGCTCTGAAAGAACGCGACCGCCATGCCTGGGTGGCCAAGGAATTCCAGCGCCACGGAGCGCGACCGACGCCGGACGTGGTCGCCGCGGTGCTCGAGTCCGTGGGTTCCGAACTGCGTGAACTCGCCTCCGCTGTGAGCCAGCTCGTGGCGGACACGGAAGGCGAGATCACCGTTGCTGCGGTGCGGGACTACTACACAGGAGTCGCAGAAGTCGCAGGTTTCGACATCGCGGACCAGGCCATACTGGGGCGCGCGGACCGGGCGCTTGCGTCGACGCGTCGAGCACTGCAGCTGGGCACTTCGCCGGTGGCGATCGCGGCAGCGCTCGCACGCAAGGTGAGCGACGTGGCCAAGCTGCACGGGGTGCGCGGCAACCCGGACCAGTTAGCGAAACAGGTGGGCATGCACCCGTATGTGGCAAAGAAGACCATGCAGGTTGCGCGCCAATGGTCGCCCGCCAGCATTACGGAGGCGGTGATCATCGTCGCCGACCTTGACGCAGAGGTCAAAGGCCAAGGCGGCGACATCGAGTTCGCCGTGGAGAACGCAGTACGCCAGATCGCGGAGCTGGCGTCCTAA
- a CDS encoding ComEC/Rec2 family competence protein, protein MSELRLVPAALVVWFAAIAVLTQGLCVAVVGAALVAGGCFLVGERGQAVLISALGFASAIVAAVRTHIAAGWDFAQPITATVSGQPKQLENGSWLTRLAPSGHPSTLAVFSDSVPDGIAAGTTVTASGTLQESGRVGVNPYVLSGTLELEAPPTGLAALALRVRAIFGASVEATVGPSSRGLIPGMVLGDTTAQTAAEEQAYIDTGLSHLSAVSGSNVAIVTTAAVLLATALRLNLYLRLAGAAVALLSFAALVGPEPSVLRASVTGLVGLVAVVASTRAEPLHALCLSVIGLVLADTDLAVRYGFALSVVATAGIVALSPLLYTALAVTGWPDILVRALAVAIAADVVTMPIVALMAGRVSLVSVAANVLVAPVVAPITILGLVAVVLSLLPGGLEVPLLWCIEPMAWWVHTVAKVGAGLPVATMPAAPLTALVLYGWVVAGIVAKRTRLTLALTAVIMVVPSLAPQAPVVDQSTLRAHVVASKTGIEPVPPGTQLVVVLESGPPTKRPAMTPQGVPVIYPNRDGPVTLRADGTREP, encoded by the coding sequence GTGAGCGAACTGCGGCTCGTCCCCGCCGCGCTGGTGGTGTGGTTCGCCGCAATCGCCGTTCTCACTCAGGGCCTTTGCGTTGCGGTGGTCGGCGCGGCGTTAGTTGCTGGCGGTTGCTTCCTCGTAGGGGAGCGGGGGCAAGCTGTACTGATTTCCGCTCTTGGGTTCGCGTCGGCGATTGTCGCTGCGGTGCGTACCCATATCGCCGCGGGTTGGGATTTCGCCCAACCCATCACGGCGACAGTGAGCGGGCAACCTAAGCAGTTGGAGAACGGATCGTGGCTCACCCGTCTTGCTCCTTCTGGACATCCGTCTACGCTCGCAGTATTCAGCGACTCAGTTCCTGATGGGATCGCTGCGGGCACGACGGTTACCGCATCCGGCACGCTGCAAGAATCCGGCCGGGTCGGCGTGAACCCCTATGTGCTCAGCGGAACCCTCGAGCTGGAAGCGCCACCAACCGGTTTAGCTGCACTTGCGCTGCGGGTGCGGGCAATCTTTGGAGCATCTGTCGAAGCCACTGTCGGACCCAGCTCACGCGGGTTGATCCCTGGCATGGTGCTTGGCGACACAACTGCGCAGACTGCGGCTGAGGAACAGGCCTACATCGATACTGGTCTGAGCCACCTTTCGGCTGTATCGGGCTCGAACGTAGCGATCGTCACCACGGCGGCTGTCCTCCTTGCTACAGCGCTGAGATTGAACCTTTACCTCCGGCTGGCAGGCGCTGCGGTGGCGCTGCTAAGTTTCGCCGCATTAGTTGGTCCCGAACCCAGCGTGCTGCGCGCTTCTGTGACGGGGCTGGTGGGTCTGGTGGCTGTGGTGGCATCCACCCGCGCGGAGCCACTTCACGCGTTGTGCTTATCCGTCATAGGGCTGGTGCTCGCGGACACCGATCTCGCAGTGCGTTACGGGTTCGCACTGTCTGTCGTCGCAACCGCCGGGATCGTTGCTTTGAGTCCGTTGCTGTACACCGCGCTCGCGGTTACCGGCTGGCCGGACATCCTGGTGCGTGCACTGGCGGTAGCGATCGCCGCAGACGTGGTCACCATGCCCATTGTCGCGCTCATGGCCGGACGTGTCTCGCTTGTCTCGGTCGCCGCCAACGTCCTCGTCGCCCCGGTGGTCGCACCGATAACCATCTTGGGGCTCGTCGCAGTCGTACTTAGCCTGCTACCGGGCGGGCTTGAGGTGCCATTGTTGTGGTGCATCGAACCCATGGCGTGGTGGGTGCATACGGTGGCCAAGGTCGGTGCAGGATTGCCGGTCGCTACAATGCCGGCGGCACCGTTGACCGCGCTGGTGCTGTATGGGTGGGTGGTTGCGGGGATCGTCGCAAAGCGAACCAGGCTCACACTTGCTCTGACCGCCGTCATAATGGTGGTGCCGTCTCTCGCGCCGCAGGCGCCCGTCGTCGATCAATCGACGCTACGTGCGCACGTGGTCGCGTCGAAGACAGGTATCGAGCCGGTGCCCCCCGGTACTCAGCTCGTAGTGGTCCTCGAATCCGGGCCGCCCACGAAGCGACCCGCGATGACGCCGCAGGGCGTTCCGGTGATCTATCCAAACCGCGATGGGCCAGTGACCCTGCGCGCTGACGGCACGCGGGAGCCATAG
- a CDS encoding ComEA family DNA-binding protein, whose amino-acid sequence MSATDRIKELTRPTGEEDLLPVQYPSPRFHVEPKQALAASAVALALVGGWAGWSLTHASDATVNAASWDTVATESHAPEQVVVSVVGEVANPGLVTLNQGARVADALNIAQPHPHADLIALNHAQLLVDGQQIHVTAIGEAAPVAAPPGSPGGTGLISINSASATELTALPGIGDATAAAIVAHREANGPFTTLEALMDVKGIGPAKFEALKDQVAL is encoded by the coding sequence ATGAGCGCCACCGACCGCATCAAGGAACTGACCCGGCCAACAGGGGAAGAGGACCTCCTTCCCGTTCAGTACCCCTCGCCTCGTTTCCATGTCGAGCCGAAACAAGCCCTCGCTGCGTCGGCGGTGGCGCTCGCCCTCGTCGGAGGATGGGCGGGGTGGTCGCTCACCCACGCTTCGGACGCGACCGTCAACGCCGCATCCTGGGACACTGTCGCCACGGAATCCCACGCTCCCGAGCAGGTCGTCGTCTCGGTCGTGGGTGAGGTGGCCAACCCCGGGCTGGTCACACTTAACCAAGGCGCTCGCGTTGCGGATGCGCTAAACATCGCGCAGCCCCACCCGCACGCCGATCTCATCGCGCTCAATCACGCGCAGCTACTCGTCGATGGGCAACAGATCCACGTGACCGCCATTGGCGAGGCGGCTCCGGTCGCGGCGCCCCCAGGCTCTCCAGGTGGAACTGGATTAATTTCGATCAACTCCGCTTCAGCCACAGAACTCACCGCATTACCGGGCATTGGTGATGCCACTGCCGCTGCTATCGTCGCGCACAGGGAGGCTAATGGTCCATTCACCACGTTGGAAGCGCTCATGGACGTTAAAGGAATCGGACCAGCGAAGTTTGAGGCGCTCAAGGACCAGGTTGCGCTGTGA
- a CDS encoding DegV family protein produces the protein MTVRVVVDSAAGLPREIADDLGITVVDMHVMEEPESEVSTSGLTALELTAAYARQLERGGDDGVVALHLAKTLSSTWSAAVTASAVFPDTVRVVDTDTAGMAIGAAAMAAATLAREGASLDECEAMAVSTIKRSETWVYLQQLEGLRKSGRLSTGTALSATLLATKPILRLHAGKFEVAAKTRTQTKAFSRLAELVMERAGDQPVFAAVQHVDSDGAAEQIASTLDEVLPRGSQVLVEPLVDVLAVHAGPGAVGLSVVFAAEGS, from the coding sequence ATGACTGTACGCGTAGTGGTGGATTCGGCCGCCGGCTTGCCGCGAGAGATCGCCGACGATCTCGGCATCACCGTCGTGGACATGCACGTCATGGAAGAACCGGAGAGTGAGGTATCGACCTCCGGGCTGACCGCACTTGAACTCACTGCCGCATACGCGCGCCAGCTGGAACGCGGTGGCGACGACGGGGTCGTGGCATTGCACCTAGCGAAGACCCTGTCATCCACCTGGTCAGCTGCCGTCACTGCATCTGCAGTATTTCCTGACACCGTGCGGGTGGTGGACACTGACACCGCAGGCATGGCGATCGGTGCGGCCGCGATGGCTGCCGCGACACTTGCGCGTGAGGGGGCGTCGCTCGACGAGTGCGAAGCGATGGCCGTTTCTACAATCAAGCGGTCCGAAACCTGGGTCTACCTCCAGCAACTCGAGGGACTTCGCAAGTCGGGTCGCTTGTCGACGGGCACCGCTTTGTCTGCCACACTGCTTGCCACAAAACCCATTCTGCGGTTGCATGCCGGCAAGTTTGAGGTTGCAGCGAAGACCCGCACCCAGACGAAGGCATTCTCACGGCTCGCAGAATTGGTGATGGAGCGTGCCGGTGACCAGCCGGTGTTTGCCGCGGTTCAGCACGTGGATTCCGATGGTGCCGCTGAGCAGATCGCCAGCACACTCGATGAGGTACTTCCGCGTGGATCACAGGTGCTCGTAGAGCCGCTGGTTGACGTCCTGGCGGTGCACGCCGGGCCCGGTGCAGTCGGTCTTTCGGTGGTCTTCGCTGCTGAGGGGTCCTAA
- a CDS encoding histidine phosphatase family protein has protein sequence MVKSRRLILLRHGQTEYNATRRMQGQLDTELSARGVEQARAAALLMREFGVSRIISSDLVRAKRTAEIIAAVLGLELTEDRRLRETHLGDWQGKTHEEVDQASAGIRAHWRNNAGWAPPAGESRLDVARRARPVVDELMVTYDGWDGSAVLLVAHGGTISALTSNLLGLDEGQYPLLKSLSNTNMARLQAMPRYREGHSVEEAGLGDPKGVQWYLEAWNQGLNV, from the coding sequence ATGGTAAAGAGTCGACGCCTCATTCTCCTGCGGCACGGTCAGACGGAGTACAACGCCACCCGCAGGATGCAAGGCCAGCTTGATACGGAACTCTCTGCTCGAGGGGTGGAGCAGGCGCGCGCCGCAGCGTTGCTCATGCGGGAGTTCGGGGTGTCCAGGATCATCAGCTCAGACTTGGTGCGCGCCAAGCGCACAGCGGAAATCATCGCCGCGGTATTGGGGCTTGAGCTGACTGAAGATCGGCGCCTGCGCGAGACGCACCTCGGGGACTGGCAGGGCAAAACCCACGAGGAAGTCGACCAAGCTTCAGCTGGCATTCGTGCGCACTGGCGCAACAACGCCGGTTGGGCGCCGCCGGCGGGCGAGAGTCGCCTCGACGTTGCGCGCCGGGCACGACCCGTTGTCGATGAGCTCATGGTCACATACGACGGCTGGGATGGTTCCGCGGTGCTGCTCGTGGCGCACGGCGGCACGATCTCTGCGCTCACATCCAACCTGCTCGGGTTAGACGAAGGCCAGTACCCGCTGCTCAAAAGCTTGTCCAACACCAACATGGCGCGCCTGCAGGCGATGCCGCGCTACCGCGAGGGCCACAGTGTTGAGGAGGCTGGGTTGGGCGACCCGAAAGGTGTCCAGTGGTACCTAGAAGCGTGGAATCAGGGGTTGAACGTGTAA
- the rsfS gene encoding ribosome silencing factor — protein MTASQISIDQATIAAKAADEKLATNIAVIDVSNVMAITDIFVIASADNERQVASIVEEVEAELTDAGAEPKRREGNRENRWVLLDYGNFVVHVQRDAERDFYGLDRLYADCPVIAVEGVPEYQRPGTFSDDAEQTREAERIEDLPLAGEGPDADEW, from the coding sequence TTGACTGCTTCGCAGATCTCCATCGACCAGGCAACCATCGCAGCGAAGGCCGCCGACGAGAAGCTAGCAACCAACATCGCGGTGATTGACGTTTCTAACGTCATGGCGATCACTGACATCTTTGTCATCGCCTCCGCCGACAACGAGCGCCAGGTCGCCTCCATCGTCGAGGAAGTCGAGGCGGAGCTTACCGACGCGGGCGCGGAGCCGAAGCGCCGTGAAGGCAACCGGGAGAACCGCTGGGTGCTACTGGATTACGGCAACTTTGTGGTCCACGTGCAGCGCGACGCTGAGCGCGACTTCTACGGGCTGGATCGCCTGTACGCGGACTGCCCGGTGATTGCCGTTGAGGGTGTGCCGGAGTACCAGCGCCCGGGCACGTTCTCTGATGACGCGGAGCAGACGCGCGAGGCAGAACGCATCGAAGACCTACCGCTTGCGGGCGAAGGCCCCGACGCCGACGAATGGTAA
- the nadD gene encoding nicotinate-nucleotide adenylyltransferase, which produces MTAAKPARRIGVMGGTFDPIHHGHLVAASEAAHRFGLDEVLFVPTGQPWQKADRKISPAEDRYLMTVIATASNPMFNVSRVDIDRGGPTYTIDTLRDLRAEYPDAELFFITGADALSSIMSWHDWGQMFELAQFVGVTRPGYELSEDGLPADIQERVHLVEIPAMAISSTDCRRRAAEGHPVWYLVPDGVVQYIAKHELYVGQ; this is translated from the coding sequence ATGACTGCTGCCAAACCTGCGCGGCGCATCGGTGTGATGGGCGGCACCTTCGACCCCATCCACCACGGCCACCTGGTTGCGGCGAGCGAGGCGGCGCACCGCTTCGGGCTGGATGAGGTGCTCTTCGTGCCTACCGGCCAGCCGTGGCAGAAGGCGGACAGGAAGATCTCCCCGGCAGAGGACCGGTATCTGATGACGGTGATTGCCACCGCGTCGAACCCGATGTTCAATGTCTCGCGCGTGGACATTGACCGCGGCGGGCCGACCTACACCATCGATACGCTGCGGGACCTGCGTGCGGAGTATCCGGATGCGGAGCTGTTCTTCATCACTGGCGCGGACGCGCTGAGCTCGATCATGTCCTGGCACGACTGGGGCCAGATGTTCGAGCTGGCACAGTTCGTCGGCGTGACGCGTCCTGGCTACGAGCTGAGCGAAGACGGACTGCCCGCGGATATTCAGGAGCGAGTGCACTTGGTGGAGATTCCCGCGATGGCGATCTCCTCGACCGACTGCCGGCGCCGCGCCGCTGAGGGGCATCCGGTGTGGTACCTGGTGCCGGATGGGGTGGTGCAGTACATCGCCAAACACGAGCTGTATGTGGGACAATGA
- a CDS encoding glutamate-5-semialdehyde dehydrogenase, protein MTEPTAQRQAEREEVLAKARAAKQVAPTLATLSTPKKNETLLAAADTLESRAAEILEANQYDIDAGRAAGMAESLLDRLALSEDRISGIAGGLRQVAGLEDPVGEVLRGHTMDNGIAMRQVRVPLGVMGMVYEARPNVTVDAFGLALKSGNVALLRGSKSARTSNAKLVEILQDVLEAHDLPREAVQLLPCETHDSVQDLITARGLVDVVIPRGGANLINAVVENATVPAIETGTGNCHFYIDKDADLDMAITMLLNGKTRRVSVCNATETALIDANLPDADKLKVICALQDAGVTVHGAVDKLEALGATDIVEATETDWADEYLSMDIAVAEVEGVDGAIAHIARFSTGHTDAIASKNAFALRRFADRVDSAAVMLNASTAFTDGEVYGMGAEIGISTQKLHARGPMALPELTTTKWILEGEGQIR, encoded by the coding sequence ATGACTGAGCCCACCGCACAACGCCAGGCAGAACGCGAGGAAGTTCTCGCCAAGGCCCGCGCCGCGAAGCAGGTCGCGCCAACGCTTGCCACGCTGAGCACGCCGAAGAAGAACGAGACGCTGCTCGCTGCGGCGGACACGCTTGAGTCCCGCGCGGCGGAGATCCTCGAGGCGAACCAGTATGACATCGACGCTGGCCGCGCCGCCGGTATGGCTGAGTCGCTCTTGGACCGCCTTGCACTCAGCGAGGATCGCATCAGTGGCATCGCCGGAGGGCTACGCCAGGTCGCGGGCCTGGAGGATCCGGTGGGGGAGGTGTTGCGCGGCCACACCATGGATAACGGCATCGCCATGCGGCAGGTCCGCGTCCCGCTTGGTGTCATGGGCATGGTTTACGAGGCCCGCCCGAACGTCACCGTCGACGCGTTCGGCCTTGCCCTGAAGTCCGGCAACGTGGCACTGTTGCGCGGCTCGAAGTCGGCGCGCACTTCGAACGCAAAGCTGGTGGAAATCCTCCAGGACGTGCTTGAGGCCCACGATCTGCCTCGCGAGGCGGTGCAGCTCCTGCCGTGCGAGACGCACGATTCGGTCCAGGACCTCATCACCGCCCGCGGCCTCGTGGACGTGGTGATTCCGCGCGGCGGAGCGAACCTGATCAACGCTGTCGTGGAAAACGCCACTGTGCCCGCCATCGAGACCGGTACCGGCAACTGCCACTTCTACATCGACAAAGATGCGGATCTCGACATGGCGATCACGATGCTGCTCAACGGCAAGACCCGCCGCGTCTCCGTCTGCAACGCCACCGAGACCGCGCTCATTGATGCCAATCTGCCCGACGCTGACAAGCTCAAGGTCATCTGCGCGCTGCAGGATGCTGGAGTTACGGTTCACGGGGCCGTCGATAAGCTTGAAGCCCTTGGTGCAACCGACATTGTGGAGGCGACCGAGACTGATTGGGCCGACGAGTACCTTTCCATGGACATTGCGGTCGCCGAAGTCGAAGGGGTGGATGGGGCGATCGCGCACATCGCTCGCTTTTCGACGGGCCATACGGACGCGATCGCATCAAAGAACGCGTTCGCTTTGCGGCGGTTTGCGGACCGCGTCGATTCCGCGGCGGTGATGCTCAACGCGTCGACGGCGTTCACCGACGGGGAGGTCTACGGCATGGGTGCTGAGATCGGCATTTCCACGCAGAAGCTGCACGCGCGAGGGCCCATGGCGCTGCCGGAGCTCACGACCACGAAGTGGATTCTTGAGGGGGAGGGGCAGATTCGATGA
- a CDS encoding type II toxin-antitoxin system VapC family toxin, protein MVLDTSAFVELLMNSEKGREVATLLADDGYTLSAPQLLVTEVVQVLRRRTRAGLVSPSRASAALAILTRMDVRLYDHLPLTDRVWELRDNLSAYDATFVALAEALHEPLVTCDARLAKNPASEAAVVLIGGT, encoded by the coding sequence ATGGTTCTTGACACCTCTGCGTTTGTAGAGTTGCTCATGAACTCGGAAAAGGGTCGAGAAGTCGCAACGCTGCTAGCTGATGATGGGTACACGTTATCTGCACCACAACTGTTGGTAACGGAGGTGGTCCAAGTCCTGCGCAGGAGAACCCGAGCAGGGTTAGTCAGTCCATCCAGGGCTAGTGCTGCACTCGCCATACTCACACGAATGGATGTCAGGCTGTACGACCACCTTCCTCTCACCGACCGGGTTTGGGAACTGCGAGACAACCTCTCAGCCTACGATGCAACGTTCGTCGCGCTAGCCGAAGCTCTCCATGAACCTCTGGTGACTTGCGATGCGCGGCTGGCTAAGAACCCGGCCTCCGAAGCCGCGGTCGTACTCATCGGTGGAACCTAG